A genomic region of Podarcis raffonei isolate rPodRaf1 chromosome 13, rPodRaf1.pri, whole genome shotgun sequence contains the following coding sequences:
- the EIF4A1 gene encoding eukaryotic initiation factor 4A-I, whose amino-acid sequence MSASQESRPRDNGPEGMDPDGVIESNWNEIVDSFDDMNLSESLLRGIYAYGFEKPSAIQQRAILPCIKGYDVIAQAQSGTGKTATFAISILQQIELDLKATQALVLAPTRELAQQIQKVVMALGDYMGASCHACIGGTNVRAEVQKLQMEAPHIIVGTPGRVFDMLNRRYLSPKFIKMFVLDEADEMLSRGFKDQIYDIFQKLSGNTQVVLLSATMPMDVLEVTKKFMRDPIRILVKKEELTLEGIRQFYINVEREEWKLDTLCDLYETLTITQAVIFINTRRKVDWLTEKMHARDFTVSAMHGDMDQKERDVIMREFRSGSSRVLITTDLLARGIDVQQVSLVINYDLPTNRENYIHRIGRGGRFGRKGVAINMVTEEDKRTLRDIETFYNTSIEEMPLNVADLI is encoded by the exons ATGTCTGCGAGTCAAGAGAGCCG ACCTAGAGACAATGGCCCCGAAGGGATGGACCCCGATGGTGTCATTGAG AGCAATTGGAACGAGATCGTTGACAGTTTCGATGACATGAACTTGTCGGAGTCCCTCCTGCGAGGAATCTACGCCTATGGTTTTGAGAAGCCCTCCGCCATCCAGCAGCGAGCCATTCTCCCTTGTATCAAGG GTTACGATGTGATTGCTCAGGCCCAGTCTGGCACTGGGAAGACCGCCACTTTTGCGATCTCCATCTTACAGCAAATTGAGCTAGACCTGAAAGCTACCCAAGCACTGGTCCTGGCCCCAACAAGAGAGTTGGCTCAGCAG ATCCAGAAGGTCGTGATGGCCCTAGGAGACTACATGGGCGCCTCCTGCCATGCCTGTATAGGCGGGACTAACGTCCGCGCCGAGGTGCAGAAACTGCAGATGGAGGCCCCCCATATCATTGTCGGGACCCCCGGACGCGTCTTTGACATGTTGAACAGGCGATACCTGT CGCCCAAGTTCATCAAGATGTTTGTGCTGGATGAGGCCGACGAGATGTTGAGCCGAGGTTTCAAGGACCAGATCTATGACATCTTCCAGAAACTGAGTGGGAACACACAG GTGGTGCTTCTGTCTGCCACCATGCCCATGGATGTCCTGGAGGTGACCAAGAAATTCATGCGGGACCCGATCCGTATCCTGGTCAAGAAGGAGGAACTCACCCTGGAGGGTATTAGGCAGTTCTACATAAACGTGGAGAGGGAG GAGTGGAAGCTGGACACCCTGTGCGATCTGTACGAGACCCTCACCATCACCCAAGCCGTCATCTTCATCAACACCCGAAGGAAGGTGGACTGGCTCACCGAAAAGATGCATGCCCGGGACTTCACAGTTTCCGCCATG CATGGAGACATGGACCAGAAAGAGCGCGATGTCATCATGAGGGAGTTCCGCTCTGGCTCCAGCCGTGTCCTGATCACCACAGACTTACTG GCCCGTGGCATTGATGTCCAGCAGGTGTCCCTGGTCATCAACTACGACCTGCCAACCAACCGTGAGAACTACATACACAG GATCGGCCGAGGGGGCCGTTTTGGAAGGAAAGGAGTGGCGATCAACATGGTGACGGAAGAAGACAAGCGCACGCTTCGTGACATTGAGACATTCTACAACACCTCCATTGAGGAAATGCCTCTCAACGTGGCTGACCTCATCTGA